One genomic region from Carboxydocella sporoproducens DSM 16521 encodes:
- the neuC gene encoding UDP-N-acetylglucosamine 2-epimerase translates to MRKIAVITGTRADYGIYKPILTAISQHQELSLQLIVTGMHLHTRFGRTIEQIRQDGFAIAAEVPILSETDGPDEMAKAIGRAILGLTEAIGQLEPDLGLVLGDRGEMLAAAIVFSHLGIPVVHLHGGEVSGTIDESVRHAITKLAHIHFPATESSRERLIKMGEKPENIYVVGAAGLDYIINKQYTAREILVQKYRIDEKRPLLLVLQHPVNWEYTEAGWQMEQTMRALERLQLPTILIHPNSDAGHLRMLEIIRQYQNRAWLQTFPSIPSADFLGLMQIAAVLIGNSSSGIIEAPSCGLPVINIGSRQAGRERATNVIDVDYNEEMIYAAIIKALKDGRRTYDNPYGDGKTGPRVADLLARIEINRDLLNKQIAY, encoded by the coding sequence ATGAGGAAAATTGCTGTAATTACCGGCACCAGAGCCGATTATGGTATTTATAAACCGATTTTGACAGCTATCAGCCAGCACCAGGAATTAAGTTTGCAGTTAATAGTAACAGGTATGCATTTGCACACCCGTTTTGGGCGGACTATTGAACAAATCAGGCAAGATGGTTTTGCCATAGCAGCGGAAGTACCCATTCTCTCTGAAACGGACGGTCCAGACGAGATGGCAAAGGCTATTGGTCGGGCGATTCTGGGGTTGACAGAAGCAATAGGTCAGCTTGAACCTGATTTGGGACTGGTACTGGGGGACAGGGGGGAAATGCTGGCTGCAGCCATTGTTTTTTCTCACCTGGGTATTCCTGTTGTCCACTTACATGGTGGAGAAGTTTCAGGAACGATCGATGAGTCGGTCCGTCATGCAATTACCAAACTGGCCCATATTCACTTTCCTGCCACTGAAAGCAGCAGAGAAAGACTGATTAAAATGGGGGAAAAACCGGAAAATATCTATGTCGTCGGAGCGGCCGGGTTGGATTATATTATCAATAAACAATATACCGCCAGAGAAATTCTCGTACAAAAATATCGGATCGATGAGAAAAGGCCTTTGCTACTGGTTTTACAGCATCCGGTCAACTGGGAATATACTGAGGCAGGCTGGCAAATGGAACAGACAATGCGGGCGCTGGAACGGCTACAGTTGCCAACTATTCTCATCCATCCCAATTCCGATGCCGGGCACCTGCGGATGCTGGAAATAATTAGGCAATACCAAAATAGGGCCTGGCTGCAAACCTTTCCCAGCATCCCTTCTGCCGATTTTCTGGGTTTAATGCAGATTGCTGCTGTGTTGATAGGAAATTCCAGCAGTGGAATTATTGAGGCCCCCAGCTGCGGTTTACCGGTTATAAATATTGGATCTCGTCAAGCTGGTAGAGAGAGAGCAACGAATGTGATTGATGTCGATTATAATGAGGAAATGATTTATGCTGCTATTATAAAAGCACTTAAAGATGGGCGTCGAACTTATGATAATCCATATGGAGATGGTAAAACCGGTCCAAGAGTTGCAGATTTACTGGCCAGGATTGAGATAAATCGGGATTTATTAAATAAACAGATAGCCTATTAA
- a CDS encoding acetyltransferase produces MAKLIIVGAGGHGRVVLDIVLAQSQWEDIVFVDQNPQLFGQKIKNIPVIGNIEKLPGLKEAGYTDCIIAIGDNQARAQMAEQAKKAGLKFINAIHPSALISVTVRMGVNNVIAAGSIVNTDVQIGSNVIINTGAIVEHDNIIEDNVHISPGARLAGKVQVGRGAHVGIGATVIQNIKIGAEAVIGAGAVVISDVLPRSTVVGVPARQLEKRR; encoded by the coding sequence ATGGCTAAGTTGATTATTGTAGGAGCTGGTGGGCATGGGCGGGTGGTGCTGGATATAGTTTTAGCACAATCCCAGTGGGAGGATATTGTTTTTGTAGACCAGAATCCGCAATTGTTCGGGCAAAAAATAAAAAATATACCTGTCATAGGTAATATCGAAAAATTGCCGGGATTAAAGGAGGCTGGCTATACAGACTGTATAATTGCTATCGGAGACAATCAGGCGCGGGCGCAAATGGCTGAACAAGCAAAAAAAGCTGGACTGAAATTCATCAATGCCATTCACCCATCAGCCCTGATTAGTGTTACTGTCAGAATGGGGGTCAATAATGTAATTGCAGCTGGCAGTATTGTTAACACCGATGTGCAAATTGGTTCCAATGTAATAATCAACACTGGAGCCATAGTTGAACATGATAATATAATTGAAGATAATGTACATATTTCGCCCGGTGCTAGATTGGCTGGTAAAGTCCAGGTTGGCCGGGGTGCCCATGTTGGTATTGGTGCTACCGTTATTCAAAACATAAAAATTGGGGCAGAGGCGGTGATAGGAGCTGGTGCTGTGGTGATTTCCGATGTTCTGCCCAGATCTACGGTAGTGGGGGTTCCGGCCAGACAGCTTGAGAAACGGAGGTAA
- a CDS encoding DegT/DnrJ/EryC1/StrS family aminotransferase: MKIPLSAPDITEREIDMVVEVLRSGQLALGPRMIEFETRMAEYTGVKHAIAVNSGTSGLHLAVRALGIQEGDEVITTPFSFVASANCLLFERARPVFVDIEPETYNLDPNKIEAAITEKTRAILPVHVFGQCCEMDRIREIAAKYNLTIIEDACEAIGAEYKGRKAGSFGEAAVFAFYPNKQMTTGEGGIIVTDRDDIAELCRSMRNQGRGKEGRWLIHERLGYNYRMDEMSCALGLAQLSRIEEIMAKREKVAQEYNMRLKELDEIKIPEVKPENKISWFVYVITLAENINRELFMHELQAEGVACRAYFEPIHLQPFYCETFGYRKGDFPVCEKIASKTVALPFHNNLSETEIDYVVNVIKKAIRTAKK, translated from the coding sequence ATGAAGATACCGCTTTCAGCTCCGGATATAACGGAGAGGGAAATAGACATGGTTGTGGAGGTTTTACGCTCAGGGCAATTAGCTTTAGGGCCCAGGATGATTGAATTTGAAACCCGGATGGCAGAATATACAGGCGTAAAACACGCCATCGCTGTTAACAGTGGTACTAGTGGCTTGCATTTGGCAGTTAGAGCATTGGGGATCCAGGAAGGGGATGAGGTAATTACTACCCCTTTTAGTTTTGTTGCCAGTGCCAACTGCCTGTTATTTGAGCGCGCTCGCCCTGTGTTTGTGGATATTGAACCTGAGACATATAATCTGGACCCAAACAAGATTGAAGCTGCCATAACTGAAAAAACCAGGGCTATTTTACCGGTCCATGTTTTTGGACAGTGTTGTGAAATGGATAGAATCCGAGAGATCGCTGCCAAATACAATCTCACGATTATTGAGGATGCCTGTGAGGCAATAGGAGCCGAATATAAAGGCAGAAAAGCAGGAAGCTTTGGGGAAGCAGCGGTATTTGCTTTCTATCCCAACAAACAGATGACCACCGGTGAGGGTGGGATTATCGTAACAGACAGGGATGATATTGCCGAACTTTGCCGTTCTATGCGCAATCAGGGCCGGGGTAAAGAGGGACGCTGGCTGATACATGAACGATTGGGCTATAATTACAGAATGGATGAGATGAGCTGTGCCCTGGGTTTAGCTCAGTTGAGCCGGATTGAGGAGATTATGGCCAAGAGGGAAAAAGTAGCACAGGAATATAATATGCGATTAAAAGAGCTGGATGAAATCAAGATACCTGAAGTAAAACCGGAAAATAAAATAAGCTGGTTTGTTTATGTGATTACATTAGCGGAAAATATTAACCGGGAGTTATTTATGCATGAATTGCAAGCTGAAGGGGTTGCCTGCCGGGCTTATTTTGAACCCATACATTTACAACCTTTTTATTGTGAGACATTTGGATACCGCAAAGGGGATTTTCCTGTATGTGAAAAAATAGCCAGCAAAACTGTAGCCCTACCTTTTCATAATAATTTATCTGAAACTGAAATCGATTATGTAGTCAATGTTATAAAAAAAGCCATTAGAACAGCTAAAAAATAA
- the fliD gene encoding flagellar filament capping protein FliD, with the protein MSGNLRIGGLATGLDTDQIIKDLMKAERIPVDKLKQQKQIIEWKKEDYRSLNSALAALRNEVFNLKLEGTFRAKKATSADEKVVQAYASSAAVVGNYKVTVHSLAQGASKSSTAAMGVAANPSQSLTAVNLTFRLNGKDITINAGDNINQVVSKINAAGAGVNASYDTTTDRLYLVTTAIGATAQIDFSGTVAGSDGANFLTNTLKLNVSLDAANNDTTKVIGKNAIIDFNDATNLTFGSNQVTIAGITLDLKSESATPVNISVNADVDSVVAKIKSFVDKYNETIELFNKKFSEERYKDYLPLTDEQRQQLSETMQQKWEEKARSGLLKGDSLISSALGGMRSVLSSIIQGLPSSFNQLSQIGITTGLYQENGKLYLNESKLREKLNTNPDDVMNIFRKDSTVIAEKGIAIRLYDEISNQINKFSAKAGSIYTYSLVDNSTLGKELKEINNRISAAEDRLKEKEDRYYRQFAALERAINMMNAQSSWLASQFGGGK; encoded by the coding sequence ATGAGTGGTAACTTGCGGATTGGAGGTCTGGCTACAGGCCTGGATACAGATCAAATCATCAAAGATTTAATGAAAGCAGAACGAATACCAGTCGATAAATTAAAACAGCAGAAACAGATTATCGAATGGAAAAAAGAAGATTATCGCAGTTTGAATTCGGCACTGGCTGCATTACGTAATGAAGTTTTTAACCTGAAACTGGAAGGGACTTTTCGGGCCAAAAAAGCTACATCTGCAGATGAAAAGGTCGTTCAAGCCTATGCCAGTTCAGCAGCAGTTGTAGGTAATTATAAAGTGACTGTGCATAGTTTGGCCCAGGGAGCAAGCAAATCATCAACAGCGGCAATGGGGGTTGCGGCTAATCCCAGTCAGAGTCTGACAGCGGTTAATTTAACTTTTCGATTAAATGGTAAAGATATTACAATTAATGCCGGTGATAATATTAATCAAGTTGTGAGCAAAATTAATGCTGCGGGAGCAGGGGTTAATGCTTCTTATGACACTACAACAGACAGACTTTATTTGGTAACTACTGCTATTGGAGCGACAGCACAAATCGATTTTTCCGGTACAGTAGCAGGCAGTGACGGTGCCAATTTTTTAACCAATACTTTAAAACTCAATGTATCCCTTGATGCTGCAAATAATGATACAACGAAAGTCATAGGGAAAAATGCGATAATTGATTTTAATGATGCAACCAATTTAACCTTTGGCAGCAATCAGGTTACAATCGCTGGTATAACCTTAGATTTAAAAAGCGAATCTGCTACACCGGTTAATATTAGTGTTAATGCTGATGTGGATTCGGTAGTAGCCAAAATAAAAAGTTTTGTTGACAAATACAATGAAACTATTGAGCTTTTTAACAAAAAGTTTTCGGAAGAGCGTTATAAGGATTACCTGCCTTTGACTGACGAACAGCGGCAACAGCTCTCCGAAACTATGCAACAAAAATGGGAAGAAAAAGCCCGAAGCGGCTTGCTGAAAGGAGATAGTTTAATAAGTTCTGCGCTGGGTGGGATGAGGAGTGTGTTAAGCAGTATTATCCAGGGCCTACCCAGTAGTTTCAACCAGTTATCCCAGATTGGTATTACTACTGGCTTATATCAGGAAAATGGCAAACTTTATTTGAACGAGTCGAAATTAAGAGAAAAACTGAATACCAACCCTGATGATGTGATGAACATTTTCCGTAAGGATAGTACAGTAATAGCGGAAAAAGGGATAGCCATACGTTTATATGATGAGATCAGCAACCAAATTAACAAATTTTCAGCTAAAGCGGGGTCAATTTACACATATAGTTTGGTTGATAATAGCACCCTTGGAAAAGAACTTAAAGAAATTAATAACAGAATTAGCGCAGCAGAAGATCGTTTAAAAGAAAAAGAAGACCGCTACTATCGACAATTTGCAGCTTTAGAGCGGGCTATTAACATGATGAACGCACAAAGCAGCTGGTTAGCTTCCCAGTTTGGTGGCGGAAAATAG
- a CDS encoding DUF6305 family protein, with protein MSAKVTYWKKWMVVFFLLCFYVLAGLFFWSEKGISAPEATEIPHLPVPIAREPVLVTGLGQGPGGVIINRLTSVLNIDHTFRYKAEYRDLTGYKTLIVVIDYNVHSMKAAYTDWQEERQRVLNLVAVARGQGMRIIGVLCQPGPDLTAIWPYLDYLLVIEITPGQDWQLETYQGLLSRVSSFEQAKIPLNAVFR; from the coding sequence ATGTCAGCAAAGGTTACTTACTGGAAAAAGTGGATGGTAGTTTTCTTTTTACTTTGCTTTTATGTCCTGGCTGGCTTGTTTTTCTGGTCGGAAAAAGGAATATCTGCGCCTGAAGCAACAGAAATTCCCCATTTACCGGTGCCCATTGCCAGGGAACCGGTACTGGTAACCGGCCTGGGACAGGGGCCAGGCGGAGTAATAATCAACCGCCTTACATCTGTCTTGAATATTGACCATACCTTTCGATATAAAGCGGAATACAGGGATTTAACCGGTTATAAAACCCTGATCGTTGTTATTGATTACAATGTTCACAGCATGAAGGCGGCTTATACGGACTGGCAGGAAGAGAGGCAGCGGGTTTTGAATCTGGTGGCGGTGGCCAGAGGGCAGGGGATGAGGATAATTGGAGTTTTGTGCCAGCCGGGGCCGGATTTAACCGCCATCTGGCCCTATCTTGATTATTTGCTGGTTATTGAAATAACACCCGGGCAAGATTGGCAACTGGAAACCTATCAAGGACTTTTAAGCCGGGTATCCAGTTTTGAACAGGCCAAAATTCCTCTCAATGCAGTTTTTCGCTAA
- the neuB gene encoding N-acetylneuraminate synthase — MIVLKDRQIGPEQPVFIIAEAGVNHNGDLQLAKKMIDVAAAAGADAIKFQTFKAEKLVTRNAPKADYQKKSTETGESQFAMLKKLELSEQDHYELFAYCQAKGIRFMSTPFDEESLLFLHSLGVELFKISSGDLNNQPFLHKINSLGKPVILSTGMANLSEITEAVQILSNCPLVLLHCTTAYPTPVEIVNLRAINLLQEKFGPMVGYSDHTLGTEVAVAAVALGAIVIEKHFTLDKNLPGPDQQASLNPEELTLMVRQIRNVEKALGNKRKECTEIETANKLVARKSIVSSQFIPSGVTIREDMIAIKRPGTGIEPGLYSKVIGRKAKVDIAPDQPLTWDMLE; from the coding sequence ATGATTGTATTAAAGGATAGGCAAATTGGGCCCGAACAGCCAGTTTTTATCATTGCTGAAGCAGGGGTTAATCACAATGGAGACCTGCAATTAGCGAAAAAAATGATAGATGTGGCAGCTGCAGCAGGGGCTGATGCTATCAAATTTCAAACTTTTAAAGCAGAGAAACTGGTGACCAGAAATGCGCCAAAAGCAGATTACCAGAAGAAATCTACTGAAACCGGGGAATCCCAGTTTGCTATGTTAAAAAAACTTGAGTTAAGTGAACAGGACCATTATGAGCTGTTTGCCTACTGTCAGGCTAAGGGAATCCGTTTCATGTCTACACCTTTTGATGAAGAGAGTTTGTTATTTCTACATTCGTTAGGGGTGGAGTTGTTTAAGATCAGTTCCGGAGATTTGAATAACCAGCCTTTTTTGCATAAAATCAACTCCCTTGGCAAACCCGTTATTTTATCTACGGGGATGGCTAATTTATCAGAAATAACCGAAGCGGTTCAAATACTTTCCAACTGCCCTCTTGTTTTATTGCATTGCACAACTGCTTATCCAACTCCTGTAGAAATAGTAAATTTGCGAGCGATCAACTTACTACAAGAAAAGTTTGGGCCGATGGTAGGATATTCCGACCATACACTGGGGACGGAAGTAGCAGTAGCTGCAGTTGCCCTGGGAGCGATCGTTATCGAAAAGCATTTTACTCTGGACAAAAACCTGCCGGGCCCAGACCAGCAGGCTTCCCTCAATCCCGAGGAATTAACTTTAATGGTACGGCAAATCAGAAATGTAGAAAAAGCACTGGGCAACAAAAGGAAGGAATGTACAGAAATAGAGACGGCCAATAAACTTGTAGCACGAAAGAGTATCGTTTCCAGTCAGTTTATTCCCAGCGGGGTGACTATTCGAGAAGATATGATTGCTATTAAGAGACCGGGTACTGGGATTGAACCAGGGTTATATAGCAAGGTCATTGGCAGAAAGGCAAAAGTGGATATTGCACCCGATCAGCCATTGACCTGGGATATGCTCGAATGA
- the fliS gene encoding flagellar export chaperone FliS — translation MTVTNPYQQYLDNQINTATPEKLLLMLLDGGIRFCQKAVQAIEQKDISEAHTNLVKAQNIVLELLATLDRSYPIAENLAALYDYMNRRLIEANIKKDATIINEVIGFFKELKEAFAQAALIAKNNNNSMVRGGLNVAK, via the coding sequence ATGACAGTAACCAATCCGTATCAACAATATCTTGATAACCAAATAAACACGGCAACCCCGGAAAAACTCCTTTTAATGCTTCTGGATGGTGGGATCAGGTTCTGTCAAAAAGCTGTTCAGGCAATAGAGCAGAAGGATATCAGTGAAGCTCATACCAACCTGGTAAAGGCCCAAAATATAGTCCTGGAACTACTGGCAACCCTGGACAGGAGTTATCCCATTGCGGAAAATTTAGCAGCTCTTTACGATTATATGAATCGTCGTTTAATTGAAGCCAATATTAAAAAAGATGCAACTATCATTAATGAGGTTATTGGTTTTTTCAAAGAACTGAAAGAGGCTTTTGCCCAGGCTGCCCTGATTGCAAAAAACAACAATAACAGCATGGTCCGAGGTGGCCTGAATGTGGCAAAATGA
- a CDS encoding flagellar protein FlaG, whose amino-acid sequence MKIDNRVLVNNVNNIEPARINKEAKLPEESQQQTDMKIENQEQMLQLVIEKANKVLEGSERHFEYEVHKPTNQVVISVIDDKTKEVIREIPPKKLLDIIAKLWELAGIIVDKKA is encoded by the coding sequence ATGAAGATTGATAATCGGGTGCTGGTTAATAATGTTAATAATATTGAGCCAGCCAGGATTAATAAAGAAGCGAAGTTGCCGGAAGAAAGTCAACAGCAGACTGATATGAAGATTGAAAACCAGGAGCAAATGTTGCAACTGGTTATAGAAAAGGCAAATAAAGTTTTGGAAGGATCAGAAAGACATTTTGAATATGAAGTACACAAACCGACTAATCAAGTGGTCATTTCGGTGATTGATGATAAAACAAAAGAAGTTATCCGGGAGATTCCACCCAAAAAATTACTGGACATCATCGCAAAACTCTGGGAGCTAGCCGGAATTATTGTAGACAAAAAGGCCTGA
- a CDS encoding zinc-ribbon domain containing protein, whose product MYQDKTLVCKDCGQEFVFTAGEQQFYAEKGFENEPQRCRSCRNARKNNRTERPQRETYAAVCAECGAETQVPFMPREDRPVYCRDCYSAKRAAL is encoded by the coding sequence ATGTACCAAGACAAGACTCTCGTGTGTAAAGACTGTGGGCAGGAATTCGTTTTCACCGCTGGTGAACAACAATTCTATGCCGAAAAGGGTTTCGAAAACGAACCCCAGCGCTGCCGTTCCTGCCGGAACGCTCGCAAAAACAACCGGACCGAAAGACCTCAGCGGGAAACCTATGCTGCTGTTTGCGCTGAGTGCGGTGCCGAAACTCAAGTTCCCTTCATGCCCAGAGAAGATCGTCCTGTCTATTGCCGTGACTGCTACTCTGCCAAGCGGGCTGCTCTGTAA
- a CDS encoding UDP-N-acetylglucosamine 4,6-dehydratase family protein: protein MYKGKRILVTGGTGTIGSELVRQLLQFQPEVIRLYSRDESKQFELQHEFRSHTNIRYLLGDIRDKERLKRAMEGIDVVFHAAALKHVPACEYNPFEAVKTNVLGTQNIIECALDEEVERVIAISTDKVANPTNTMGATKLLAEKLMAAANYYKGARKTVFACVRFGNVMGSRGSVIPLFIQQVARGGPLTITDPEMTRFMMSIPEAVALVLKAGEIARGGETFILKMPALRLGDLAEVIIEEVAPKHNYTARDIRIEVIGLRAGEKPHEELMTADEATRAVELPGMFVIYPSIDPASYNTEGQYQAYRSDAGPLLTKTEIKEMLYRLGLLYKRATD from the coding sequence ATTTATAAAGGAAAACGCATCCTGGTGACCGGGGGAACAGGCACGATTGGCAGTGAACTGGTCAGGCAGCTTTTGCAATTTCAGCCTGAAGTTATTCGCCTTTATAGTCGGGATGAATCGAAACAGTTTGAACTACAACATGAGTTTCGTTCACATACCAATATCCGCTATTTACTGGGGGATATCAGGGACAAGGAAAGACTCAAACGGGCTATGGAAGGGATTGATGTTGTTTTTCATGCGGCGGCTCTGAAACATGTTCCTGCCTGTGAGTATAATCCCTTTGAGGCAGTTAAGACCAATGTCCTTGGTACCCAGAATATTATTGAATGTGCTCTTGATGAAGAAGTGGAACGGGTAATTGCCATCAGTACAGACAAGGTAGCTAATCCTACCAATACCATGGGGGCAACCAAACTATTAGCAGAGAAACTCATGGCTGCTGCCAATTACTATAAAGGAGCCAGGAAAACTGTTTTTGCCTGTGTGCGTTTTGGCAATGTTATGGGGTCCAGGGGGTCAGTCATTCCTTTGTTTATCCAACAGGTTGCCCGGGGTGGACCTTTAACTATAACTGATCCGGAGATGACCAGGTTTATGATGTCCATTCCCGAGGCAGTGGCACTGGTCCTGAAAGCAGGAGAAATCGCTCGGGGCGGGGAGACCTTTATTCTGAAAATGCCAGCTTTAAGGCTGGGAGATCTGGCGGAAGTGATAATCGAAGAGGTTGCGCCAAAACATAATTATACAGCCAGGGATATCAGAATCGAGGTTATTGGTTTGCGAGCTGGAGAAAAACCCCATGAAGAATTGATGACAGCTGATGAGGCTACACGGGCAGTGGAACTACCCGGTATGTTTGTTATTTACCCCAGTATCGATCCGGCCAGTTATAATACCGAAGGTCAGTATCAGGCCTATCGTTCCGATGCCGGACCCTTGCTGACTAAAACAGAGATTAAAGAAATGTTATATCGATTAGGTTTACTGTACAAACGGGCGACTGACTGA
- a CDS encoding motility associated factor glycosyltransferase family protein, with the protein MSITWEKIISRTGLPTVKIREGNKEIYLHSKYDPLREAEQWVKGWTEMMTGHPQALVVIGLGLGYHVHILAEQYPDFPITVWEFNPHFYNWIKEQHLLRLSERVKIYCSENIEEIKNILLPLLLAPENMVFIHNHSLALMSEALSPVKKVLESYLLQQRAYKNQKKLLEENFAHNLTLNDPGLTACNKFINGSPVLLVSAGPSLTKQLSILKEIAAEGSIKIATVGTALKPLVKAGIIPDLVMISDPNEKISEQFNVEINLPLPPLFYLSTANHSVVASYQGPRYIVWQKGFAPAELEAEKRNQPLILTGGSVATCLLDLLVKLGASSVGLVGQDLAYTDGYSHAADTVAARQIIADHSLLWVDGYDQRGKVPTSLNLFSYLKWFENYALMFPGKELLWNCTEGGAYIPGWRHEPLASYWRFALRRRQEDGRDL; encoded by the coding sequence ATGAGCATTACCTGGGAGAAAATTATAAGCAGAACTGGTTTGCCGACGGTAAAAATCAGAGAGGGAAATAAGGAAATCTATTTACACAGTAAATACGACCCTTTACGTGAAGCCGAGCAGTGGGTTAAAGGCTGGACAGAGATGATGACCGGTCACCCTCAGGCCCTGGTGGTAATCGGGCTGGGGCTGGGTTATCATGTCCATATTCTGGCTGAACAATACCCCGATTTTCCTATAACAGTATGGGAATTTAACCCGCACTTCTATAATTGGATAAAAGAACAACACCTGCTCAGACTGTCCGAGAGAGTTAAAATCTATTGCAGTGAAAATATAGAAGAAATAAAGAATATATTATTACCTTTGCTTCTGGCTCCTGAAAATATGGTTTTTATTCACAATCATTCTCTGGCCCTGATGTCTGAGGCTCTGTCACCAGTTAAAAAAGTCCTGGAAAGTTATCTTTTACAACAGAGAGCTTATAAAAATCAGAAAAAGTTACTTGAAGAAAATTTTGCTCACAATCTTACTTTAAACGATCCTGGTCTTACAGCTTGCAATAAATTCATCAACGGCAGCCCTGTTCTTCTGGTCTCGGCAGGACCGTCTCTAACCAAACAACTCTCGATTTTAAAAGAAATTGCTGCAGAAGGCTCTATTAAAATTGCGACAGTGGGTACAGCCCTGAAGCCCCTGGTTAAGGCAGGTATAATACCGGACCTGGTAATGATTTCTGACCCCAATGAAAAAATTAGTGAACAATTTAATGTAGAAATTAATTTACCACTTCCACCTTTGTTTTATCTTTCAACGGCAAATCATTCTGTAGTGGCCAGTTATCAGGGGCCAAGGTATATTGTCTGGCAAAAAGGGTTTGCACCTGCGGAACTGGAAGCAGAGAAACGCAATCAACCCCTTATTTTAACCGGTGGCTCAGTAGCTACCTGTTTGCTGGATCTACTGGTGAAATTGGGTGCATCCTCTGTTGGCCTGGTTGGACAGGACCTGGCTTATACAGACGGTTACAGTCATGCAGCAGATACGGTGGCGGCACGGCAGATAATCGCGGATCATAGCTTACTCTGGGTAGATGGTTATGATCAGCGGGGCAAGGTACCTACTTCCCTCAATTTGTTTTCTTACCTCAAATGGTTTGAGAATTATGCCCTTATGTTTCCTGGAAAGGAATTACTCTGGAACTGTACGGAAGGCGGAGCATATATTCCTGGTTGGCGGCATGAACCACTGGCGAGTTACTGGCGTTTTGCCTTAAGGAGGCGGCAAGAGGATGGAAGAGATTTATAA